ttttaaaagtaatgcattacaatattaagttactccccaaaaagtaactaattgcgttacttagttacttttcatggaaagtaatgcttatgttacttttaagttacttttgcgttactttttggctgaggcttgatctctttcaggcctttcaggtgttttttatgatcgcaataATGTCAAGCTCTGGACTGCCATCTCCATTTCTGACCCAAACTCTTCCCGTTCAGGcgcacagagtgcgtaattctatgttattatgtttagtttaattcagtgcattatttaatttttaaattgaattaattaaactgaaaagtaacttgcattacttttttgaaaaagtaagtcaaatattaatgtgtataaatttataaagtaatgcgttgctttacttgttactttagaaaattaatattattacataatgcacgttacttgtaatgcgttacccccaacactggttgtagttgccttttttgaatgtttttctatgggcagtgagcgtTATGCGccctgtttatgcgcgccgaatGGCTTgcgttttttgccgcctgcccccgcacgcgtttttgaagtaGCGCTGAGAGcattgtccaatcaaatgagGGAAGAAGCGGGCTTTCTGTTGTGGTAACAGAAGCTTACAGTTGTTTGGAAAAACAAAAGACTGCAAttgctcactctctcctgcgtttttgtgcacctctcaccctcgatcaaggtcagagcaagtgtcttctttttaaagtttctgcaaATAAGACAgtaaacagcaaaagagcgctcaagcatcaatatttgattgacaagacagatGACAGTGGTTGCATAGCAATATAAAAAGTCCAATGTGACAAAAAAAGGCAGTGTGACGcaccttgcgtttccaagcgtttaaaacgcgtttggtgtgattggtcCCTTACAATGCAAGTTTAAGTTTATGCGTCAAATCCCTTTGTGCACAGCCCCTGAAAACTTTGAAAATGGCTTAGACTGCCATTACAGACTCAAAtaatactgtcaaaaaaaaaatgtaataagaaaaAGACGCTCATTTGCATCATGACTTTTATTGTATTTTCACGACAGCAGTAAAACCTTGGGGGCCGGCCCCTCTTTAAGAGCTCCACAAGTGAACATTGGTCACCAAGTCTTACTGAGCAATAGTTACGAAAAAAGCCTTTAAAAAAACTCATTATCCCTCTTCTTGTCATTTCTTTGCTGAAAAAAGCAATTTCCTGTTGTGGTAAGATCAGCAATCATAATTCATAAAGGAACACATTTCTTTCACAGAATGAGGcactaaaacaaaacacacacacacacaaacagtacaCACACAGGCAACTGCACACTAACATAACGTACCCGCATGTGCTGCTGGAGCAAACTGCAACATGAGCATGGAAATCAAAATCCTTTTCGTTTAGACATTAATCTGTCACAGTTCTCCAGGCAGGACACAATGACCTCAGCACCAAGCCTGCAGGAAATCACTGTGAATTCATTTATAATTCATACTGGGCGCACATCATTCTGTTCTCCACACCAGAGGCTTCCCGAACCCCTATTTTAAAGAATTAAAAGGAAAAGCTCTATAAGACCAGCCAGCCGGATTTATTTAATCtgaaatatgtaaatgtttatcaCACCCTTGTTTGATTTCAGGTAGCTTGGGACAGTTTTAACCTGAATGCACCATTTATAATGGTACAGCATATCTATACAGTACtacctttaaaaaagtttaaggTATTTTAGCATCTTCAGTGTAGTTACCATTTGAGGTTTTTAAAAAGTATTCCCATCTTTTCTGGACTCTGGACTATTCATTTTGCATGTCGTGGTTCATCTAATACATCTTACAGGAAAcatacatataaaaaataaaagtaacagtgaaaataaacatgaaccTATGGATCAAACTCCAAAttacacacaaatgaacactGGTACAGAAACAGAACCCTGCGGGACTCTACTGCCACTACAGCGACATTGTCTGAATTTGCAGCTGATTCCAGTTTGGTGATGTGTACTGTCATATTAACCCAGCTCTTAATCCATACACATCTGGAGCTTCCTGCCGGCGTGCTAATCAGCTCTGGGAGGATTAGCATCAGGCTAGCATCATTCTATCAGTCCAGCTGAAAGCTTAAGTCCATGCTTCAGATAGTTAGCAAGATGGGTACAGTCACCACCCATTTTGATTTTGATTGCTACATCATGCCAtcacatgtcttcagtgtgACACCTGTTTTTATCATTGTGCTACAGTACCTTAGATTATTTCTCAGAACAGTGTGTTGTTTATCGTCCATCATGGGCTTaaacattaactcattccccgccagcctttaagtttttaagttgcctgccagcattttttgtagggctgtcaaaagattaacaACAATTGCATACGAAATAAAAgtctgtgtttgcataatatatgtgtgtgcactgtgtgtaattattttgtatgtataaatacacacatggaTGGATgtagtttaaaaatatttaaatgtgtgcgtgtgtgtgtatttatacataataatcacacaaaacacacaaatatattcaGGGTTcgcacaccttagttaacttcaaattcaaggacctttcaaggactttccaggtccgataccctcaaattcaaggactaaatatgggacacatttcaagtgagagcaaggttacattgtgttacctttgaagatacattgttacagttccctttcgagggaactcgcgctgcgctactgcggtgacactttggggatgcttCCGCGattaagtgcatctgaatgtgtatatcaaattcaaccaatggtgaggcttaatgacaaaacaggatgacgcgggagccaggaagtatatcgctatctgaaatattgccaaagacggcgttgcagggacgcaggaagtatggcacgggagacgcagcgcctcgttcccttctcagggaacaacagttacatacgtaaccagagacgttttcatgtgtcaaacacaactatgcaaaaaagcattttggtatgaatcaacattcacatacagaagatataagcatttaaagcgaacagtttagcacgtgtgcttaaaagtctagaatttttatgatattatccttcactacacaggaaataatatggatttttttcccagaaaacgtcttgcataaaatagattcaatcactttcaatgacctgtatctatgtatgtatattttcgaaaacttcccagggccttgaattttttcacccagattcacaaactttcaagtaTTTCAAGGACTCGTAGGAACCctgtatattatgcaaacacaaacgtTCACCTCGCATGgaattaatcatgattaatcttttgacagcccttatttttgtgatttttcacaaagtttcacaaaatgctttccaggaaaattttcttctataaatatataaacatacaaatacagtatatcAATTAAAAATGGAGCgcctgctttcaaacaaacaaaacaggaaatgaacaaaacctcttaaatatgggtaggtttcttcaaaaatacaaaatatttagtaaaaagctgaattttgttaGAGTTTAGATTCAGAACAtccacagagtttaaaatgttgttggATTTGTATTTgcttcagttttatttataaattgggtaagagcgccatctaatggataatagcggaattacagataaccgtaaaaactcgtcagggaagcgtcattggcagaaaaacgttttctcttaattgccgagataactcgtcaatggcggggaaagagttaaatatgtCTTCCATACACAATATGGCTTCCATACCAATCCTGAATATGCGATGATGACATCCTCGTCATCCACTATGTTGTTAGGTTACTACAATCCTAGTGTTCAAGATATCGCCGTTGAAATGCTCAGAAACATGTTAAGCATTCCATCATAGTTCAAATCTGCTCTTAAATACAGTAGTCAATGTTTACTACAGTAATGAAATGGTATTTTATGTTATTGTGGTAAAATATAACATTTCTATTATTGTAGACACATCTGATTAGTTTAAAGGCAATAACTTCCTCCCGTTGACTTGTAGTTGAAGTGTATTAGTAACAAACTAGATAAGTTTCActccaaatgcataaaaaactttacatttaacACCAAACTAAGATGTTCTTCCTTTGTTAGAGCTAATCTTCGAAATTATTCACCACAGTATTTGATCTAAGAACAGCACTATTTCCCCATTATTTGAACTCCAACACTTGTCTTGGACATCGTAGTTTCAGGCCCTGAATGTGAAATAGCTCTAATTCTGGGTTAATCATCTTGGAAGATACTCCTGTGGTAATCCAGTATGGTTGCTAGCTCTCAGGGCCTGGTCCACAGCGCCGATGTAACCGTCAATCAACCGCTTCATATCTGGGGTGAAAGGGTCGAAGGTGGGTCGCCGCGCACCAGAGCGCTTGAAATGCCCATCCTTGTTGCACTCGGCACAGAGGAGACGTTCCTCACTGACGCTGACGTTGAGGAACGACGTGATGGTTCGTAGCGTGGGCACCAGCGATTCCTGCAATTCCTCGTAATGGACCACCAGGAGTCTTTTTCCGTAACGCAGCCAGTCCAGTACGTGAGAAGCCCACCAGGATGCATAACTTCCCACAAACTCTGGCCATTCTAGAAAGACAGGAAAGAGACAGGAAGAGGAAAGAAATATTACACACAGAATTTGcatatcatttaaaataaaataaacttgtgGATTGTTATATAATGCAAGGATATATATTGAAAATTATGCATTTGGTATATGTTTTAATCCAAAGCGACTGATttgcattcaagctatatactgtatgtgttttctTTGAGAATCGAACCAACAACCTTTTACACTGCTAATgaaatgctctaccaactgagcaaCACTATTCATATTCAGTGAGCATTTAAAGCATGTTTAAATAGATTGAATACTGCAAGGTGTTATAAATAGTTACATTTAAACCATATATTTCTGTGTGTTTCACAAATAACCCATAAATGAAAATAGAAGAGGCATAAAAACAAATCTGCATTATTGAAACTACGATGAACTATTCGATGTAGGacacattgttttttataaaagcaCAGTTTATACTTCTGTTTACACAAATGTGGAACCAAACTTAAAGGGaaaataagtaggatttacccgcatctagtggtgaaattgtattttgcattcaaacgaatagtgctctctagcgcctcgcttttccaatgttgattttgattaataaaacacttataaccctacttactgtccctttaaaatatgcTTGTCATACCTTTGCTCTTCCAGTGCTGATCAGAGGCATAACCGAGGTGTCCGGCACACTTGCGGTTGAACTCGGCCATGAGCGAGCGGTAGGGGTTTCTTATCAACACGATTGCCGAGTCGTACATTTCTATATCCCGCTGGCCGCTCTCATGCGTCTTTACGCAGATGGTTCTTCCGCTCTTCCAGTAATCTTTCTCACCTTTGAAGCCTGCACAGTTGGATGAAGAACAACATTAGATTATACAGCCAAGTGCACGGGGCGTCACTCTGTGTCGCCTCTAAACCCAGACAGATGCATTTCAaaaactgcatcaaaaatgGTGTCGAGGTAGGCGTGAGCACGTTAGGCTCAGTGATGGATTTGAAAAGGCGCTGAGACTTCGAGGCAGGTCGAGTTCTTTAATGATGCTCAATAAAGTTTGGCATTTGAAAGAAAACCGAAGGTCAGCCGTGCCCACTACATGCACACTGAGTGAAAAATGAGTTATTTCCTTCAAGCTGAAGTGTACTTCTGTGCTAGAATCAGCATAAATAATGTTTGCTTTCAAAAAGGTTTCCTGAACACTCTACGTCTGTCATTGATCACTAAACAGCCCAGCGCAACTCACAACACTGAgccaatgattttttttttgtggcaaTAAAACTTCATTAATGCTTAGCTTTTATAAAACACCCTACTGAGCGATGTGCACAGCAGAAGGATAGAGagaatgttaaactatgtgtcATTAGCTCATTAAAAGACATAGCGGTGATGATAAACACATCCCATCAAGTGCTTATGCAATAACTTTCGGAGTGGCTGGATTTGTGGAACAGATCGCCATAGAGGTGATGTATGTGAGCTCCTAAAATGACAAGATTTATGATCGCGGAGAGAACGGCAATAAGTTTACCTCTGTTGTAGAGCGTGCCATCGAAGTAGTAACTGCCTGTGTAGTAGCCTGTGGCAAGCTCGATCAGATGCCGGACCCAGGTGTTCCCAGCCCCAGGAAAACTGGATAATGCCACCACTGAGCTTGACTTCTCCGGCagaaatgtcttttctgtgcatCTAGAATCTTCAATGGGATATCATATGTCACTGGCCACATGAAACACTAAGCTAGTAAATAAATACATCTGACCTGTGCTGTCTAAATGAGTCGGAATGTGCACTGCCAAATTTTAAACTAAAGATTCAAGTGGAAAATGTGGATTTTGGTCGAATTTGagattttcataaaataagCACATTAAGTACTTGTCTAGCAATACCTAAATCTTTCCTAATACAAAGGATGCATATCAATGGGAAGCAAAGCACTTGGGCGTCTGGACGTTTGGTTtctgttttaaaatgcaaatgataaaatggctcattctggttcttcattctgattggttgaaacgcgttctaagccgtgataaaataccccggtaaacccatggttcagaccgcatcacacgtatcactgcgccactgttgctgcgtactgatttatgaaaataatcaccacactctttaatcatatttaaatttttctacatttgcacaagtatggcgatatccagataaatgtcatagatattgttgagtcatttcgtcaataaagagaaaacattctctgggttgtttttgtcttaaatagatatttccgctattgtccactagatggcaatcttacccaacttaagaCATGAAAATGATTATACTTGCACTTACAGATTTTACCATAATTTTTCCCAGAATTGATTTTCCTGACTCTATCAAtttcaaacaggtgtagtttGATTGGGCAATGAAAAGACGCGAAAAACGTCGGCCCcttttccgctctcagcgctccttaaAAAAATGCGTGCTGCAGCAGGCGGAAAAAATGCAAGGCGCTTAGCATGCATAAACAGTGCGCATAACGGTCACTGCACTTAGAAAATCAGGCGACTGCAACTTCCATAAACGCATTTGGTGTGATCGGCCCCTTATGCTGTTCTCTTCTCCTCTAGCTTCGTTTCTATTCCTATTTGTAAACGTAACTTTGTGTACTATGCTTTTTGTTGCCTCTTAAGacaaaatgttgaattctcTCTTATTTGTAcgcaagtcactttggattaagccaaataaatgtacagtacATGACCCAtttaatatttgaaataaaaagtaCCAGTACTGTACTACAGTATCAGTACCTTTTATTCTTTGAGGTAGCAAGCAGTTCACCCGTTACTTTGTTCACAGCCGTTTATGATATTTACTTTGTTCCACCAACAGCATGATCAGACATATACATTTCAAGCACGTATCAGTCTCAAAGCTTTACAGATATACGTGTGCCTTTCAGctactttgttttgtttcaaaagTCACTGTTCCCAACTCATACATTTCACTCACATCACACGTTTTTCATGAAGGGAAAAGTTTCATAAAACACTATAATAAAAGGAACCCGTTTAAAACTAGCATGGTTACGTCTCAAGGCCGAGCTCTACGTGAGAGGAATAAACTGTCCGAGAAGGAAAATCCAAGCACTGAGGCAATTATTAAGACCAGTGAGACTGTCTTCATATAGTAGCTGATGTCTTACCTTGAACGGGTGTTTGATAGACCTGGAGGAAGAGCTGTTGGGAATTCTGTGTGGATATGCTGATGTTATCCATGACACACAGCTCCTCTTTCACCGGCTTGTGGAGAGTAAAGTTAGGGGTGGCAAAGCCACAGTAACAGTCGGGCTTTCTGATCATAGCTAGAGGAAACTCCtgtgaaaatacacaaaatacagaattctgaataaatattacaatggCTGACAAACAATTACGAAGCCAATAATTAATTGCATTCATTGTAGTTTAATTGcattcatatttttaatatcCAAATACAGAGTATCCAGacacccatacggcaaaaaatacatttctctggccaaaaatatgttttaaatatacgctgaatacattttgtagaaagtaatgctcaattgaatatactttttgaatttggaaatatatttagtttttatatttcaacatatattttaaaatgtatttcaagaaTATACATTCTaaattttacatcccatatggcaaaactGTATTCTttgctaaaatatatttgaaatatatgctaaataagttaattatataaagtatttttttgaagtagaaatatatttaattttaacctatttaaaactgtttacatgttcataacataaataaagtttttcttcTATTGCGACGTGAATATATTACCTTGGATTAAAATATATGGGGgatatattttaaagttttaagatttatttatttttaaaatatattaatggccaaaaatatatcaatgaaaaaaatatttttgtaaacatgttcaaaaaaaaaatttttttgaaaaatatttataaaatattttttaaaaatatatatttttgctgtatgggaaCTGGGAAGTTATATTTTAGCAGACAAAACCTGCATCAAGTTTTGCAGTTTTTCAGTGTCATTAAAATAATTAGACCtggaaaaacacattttgagaCCCCAGATTTGTGATCCTATCTGTTGCGTTTCGTCCAGCTGTCTGTGAACACACAACACTACAGGCTAAAAACTTTAAAACCCATATATGtataaggatgaagccaacagcCAACCCCTACAGTATCTCTATACCCTGTAACTTCAATTTACATCTATTTGACATTAAAgctgaaactttttttggttaaaaataaacaaaaatcagtTATTGGGCAATTACATCAATTCACAAGGATAAGCTTACTGTGACAGTATGTACTAAATTAGATCAAGTACCTTCTCATCAACTGTTAAAACAGTATGTTCAATATGGTATGAATATGGGTAGTATGAATAAAATTCAGACATACTTTATCCATCATGTTAATACGTCACGTGagatcatagactgtaaaaaaagatggatgacgcaATGTTGCTTCCTTctattgtaatgaattgaagccaaaaatgtccgaccgtGGCCGCTGCCATGTTACATAAAAACGTCAGTTTTGGAGCcagggcatgcgcagaaggaatcgtccgtggaggcAGAGGCTAAGCCATGGTTTCAAACTTCTGCCCAAACgccacgccaatcataacgacaggtcccatttctatagcatcaaattactagctaaaatgaaatgTATCAtaaacatatatcagcgtgataacaactacctcAAAGGACCaaatgtaaatcattttttatttagagccgaGTCCCGTTCTTAGCATGTAGAGGGTGGGGTTTATGAATTGTACTGCAGCTGGCCACCAGTGGGCGATCAAAGAGCTGTCATAATGACAAGTGAGCCGTTAACTTGGATGATATTAAACAAGTGCTACTTTACCACAAGGAACAATGGTTTTcttatgtatttacatttaaatcgAGCCTTGTTACCGCTTTCCGACATTTTTGAATATGACGACGTCtctccttcttcttctttgttGGGTGACTCCTCTCCCGGCAGCACACAAgatagtaaagtgtccatcAAATGCACACTTCAAAATCTTGCTGtaagtagtaggtcatctgcGTACTTTTCGTCGACGTTTTTTGAAATATTATGAATTCGAATATACTACTCGCTTTACCTACTTCTTTTCACCTACAATATAGTATGAAAGTAGGCGTTTTTAGATGCAGAGACTGTCAGGAAAAATTGTTAAAATATGTATAGCTTTGCACCAGGGCCGGCCCATCCAACAGGCAAACGAGTTTCAGTCAAACgagtttctgtttctgttttaaagatcatatGGGGGGCCCCATACATAGACTCACCCTGGGCccacaaattttctaaaatcatcaactatatgtaatacacttaaccagcaatagttagcctgtccagaaccgagctgacttaaaccacatcactgtgtgacacttgctttacatgtgaacggcccctacgctaataagattttgtttctctctccctgtctcgtccatgatcccgaggacaatgagacaaacagatccagttccggtaaatgtgaaagtcggaatatctcccaagggtttttccctcctaggactttttttacttccccggctaaaaaatccgtgtttttttctcctagggggtttttcaactcGGAGAGGCAGCCTTCGTGGGCTTAaattctatacgttacattagtaatacatttgctttaatgttgatttatagccgcagcaaatttagctgcttgtgctattgtgtattatgttgtgctatctgtcgattttctgtgcttttcactgattctattaatgtaaagctgctttgatacaataaccaaattgtgaaaagcgctatataaataaaattgttcAAAAACAGTATACAGAATACTGTATCACCCTATAGTGTTAATATCCATGATATTTGTATtgatacatacagtactgtagttcACTTCACAATGTGTTGCACTTCTACAAAAACTTCTacacttaaatatatacattttcatttttgtctgttttaattTCACCAGTGGGGCCCATTTTCAAGGTCTTGCCTAGGGCCCCGTAACCCCAAGGGCCGGCCctgctttgcacctaaagagttcatattcgtacctcaaaggtaaatattggtaccaaatgcatacatatctgtacccaATGGAACATATCAGGGCCTTCTTAAAGTgaacagccccagtgacagctggggtgcatattttgacaatttttttaacagtgtaataATGATTCATAATTTGAGCTGTTGGGTGCGATTTGACAAGTAATCTCAGTTTGACTTCACTTCAACCAACATAAAGTTACTTTGCCAGTAACTTGCAATCCGATAGAGAAGAAGCAGCTATACCCTAAAGCTACACAATTAGATTTTCAGCTAAGGAGAAGAATAAATCAATTGATCATGTTGCTGGAGTGGAACACAACAAGACCATCTGATTAAGAGTCTCCAGTAACACCATAACCAAAGCACTAAAGCAGCAAGAAAGACAGATTACAAGTAAATTTGTTGTCTTTGTCAAATTACAGCACAAAGTTCAAAAATCtgtgcaacctcaaaatcaaatatcAGGTGTGCACTTACTGTAGCAGAGCAATAACTACAGCAAACTGGGAAACCATGTCCAATCCACAACAATCTAGTATTGACACGGTCGGTCAGAGAAGAAAAATGTTATTTGGTTTCAGATGATCTGATGAAATCAAGTCAGACCTGATCCATGCAGGTCTTGATGCACCACTGGGAAGTGAGGTTGGGCTGGACCACATGGACCAGAGAAGCGGCTGCTGTGTCATCAGGCTTTCTGAAGCAACCACGATAGCGGACATTTCTATCTGTAGATAGGAAGAAAAAAATGTTAGAGGAAATTGTGCCAGCGTTTATTTCATTGCTCCAAGGTCTGGAAATCTGATGAGAATCAGGAATTAGGTACAATATCTTGAAAACCATTCAGAgctttaaagaaactttaaaCAGTTCAAGCCATATAGATAATGAGGGAAAAGTAAAGTTATTTAAATAGTTGCCGTTTCTGAACCCTTTCCATGCACAGCTATGTATTTAGTTTAGCAGGTTCTTCTAGCAAGGAGATGAATGAATCTGCTGACAACCCACAATGTCTTTATTTTACAGACCCATTTCTCATGATAGTGAATGTACCGGGTTTGGAAGCATAATAATGCTATACATTCAGCCCACACAATATACTGAATGTCTGCATAATTATGTCatcataataaatgtttattggTATATAACTGTATAAATGTCACAAGCTATTACGGAGCCTGCAGCGCCACGATATAACCGATGCAAATATCCAACCTACGGTGAAACAAACCCggttgaataaagaaaaaacgATCCGTCTCGGATTCAACGAACACCAAATGGACGCTGTGATTAAAACAGATGCAGGTGCATTAGCCATGATACACAATGAAGCCCTTCATCACCTCTGGGGTGTAAACCAGCACTCCGTGAAACCCCAGGGCTTTTATTTGCCTcttcaaataaataaagagGCCGTGCAGAATGCTGTTTGCTTTTGTTGGGATCACAAGATTCTTTGTAAAGGCCTTAAATGAGACACAGCtgcataaaaacattaaacaaaactgGCTATAGCGCAGAGGCAAGCCTCGGATGAGATTGACGGTAAACCACTCATGTGTCTGGACACTAATACAGGAGCCAAAGACATTACTATCTTTTcaatgaaatataaacagatgaaTCAAAATGTACTTGGACCAAGTCAaacctaaaaatatttttaaaaagaataaaaagaagCTCCGCAGGAAAAATCACTTAGAAATTTtatatagactgtttcatcgggcgcacgtgcgctgacgcaatacacgtct
This sequence is a window from Misgurnus anguillicaudatus chromosome 24, ASM2758022v2, whole genome shotgun sequence. Protein-coding genes within it:
- the LOC129438171 gene encoding sialate:O-sulfotransferase 1, giving the protein MAKPFYRLQRFLRRTQLILLFLGVAYIMAGSVLLLQRHGLVVSQRGTSSYFLLPSLPSPPRSLEAPALRTGYGIMGPRLTVKGMSYKGGLSEDNAGPQWLISRNQEIRHLRRRWFHSLMSEQELSRVEKVTPKRKIRHKGTYVGCFLDDAKDRALKGMFFYDFRKMTSTLCQDTCTESGYQFAGLEYGSECYCGNRITSARMKEEECNLDCKGEKGSICGGVSRLTVYKVEEVHPGQRRYRNVRYRGCFRKPDDTAAASLVHVVQPNLTSQWCIKTCMDQEFPLAMIRKPDCYCGFATPNFTLHKPVKEELCVMDNISISTQNSQQLFLQVYQTPVQDSRCTEKTFLPEKSSSVVALSSFPGAGNTWVRHLIELATGYYTGSYYFDGTLYNRGFKGEKDYWKSGRTICVKTHESGQRDIEMYDSAIVLIRNPYRSLMAEFNRKCAGHLGYASDQHWKSKEWPEFVGSYASWWASHVLDWLRYGKRLLVVHYEELQESLVPTLRTITSFLNVSVSEERLLCAECNKDGHFKRSGARRPTFDPFTPDMKRLIDGYIGAVDQALRASNHTGLPQEYLPR